The genomic segment GTGCTGATCGACAAGCTGGTCGAGCTCGGTGTCGAGAGCATCAAGGTGCGCTCGGTCCTCACGTGCGACTCTGCCGTCGGTGTCTGCGCGCAGTGCTACGGCCGTTCGCTCGCGACCGGCAAGACCGTCGACATCGGTGAGGCCGTCGGCATCATCGCCGCGCAGTCGATCGGTGAGCCCGGAACCCAGCTGACGATGCGTACCTTCCACACCGGTGGTTCCGCATCGGCGGACGACATCACCCAGGGTCTGCCCCGTGTGCAGGAGCTCTTCGAGGCTCGTACGCCCAAGGGTGCGTCGCCGATCGCCGAGGCCGATGGCCGCATCACGATCGACGAGACCGACAAGGCCAAGAAGGTCATCCTCACGCCCGACAACGGTGACGAGGAAGTGGTCTACCCGGTCCTGAAGCGTGCGACGCTCCTCGTCGAGGACGGCCAGCACGTCACGGTCGGTCAGCCCCTGCAGGTCGGCACGCTCGACCCCAAGGAGGTCATGCGTGTCATGGGTGCCCGCGAGGTGCAGAAGTACCTCGTCGGTGGCGTCCAGGGCGTGTACCGCTCGCAGGGTGTGCCGATCCACGACAAGCACATCGAGGTCATCGTCCGTCAGATGCTCCGCAAGGTCACCGTCGTCGATCACGCCGACACGACCCTGCTCCCGGGTGAGATGGTCGACCTCAAGCGCTACCAGCAGATCAACCGCGAGACCGTGGCAGAGGGCAAGCGTCCCGCGTCCGGCCGTTCGGAGCTGATGGGTATCACCAAGGCGTCGCTGGCGACCGAGTCGTGGCTGTCCGCCGCCTCGTTCCAGGAGACGACCCGCGTGCTCACCGAGGCTGCGATGCAGGGCAAGCGCGACCCGCTGGTCGGTCTCAAGGAGAACGTCATCATCGGTAAGCTCATCCCCGCCGGAACCGGTCTGTCCAAGTACCGCAACGTCACGGTCGAGGCCACCGAGGAAGCCAAGAGCGAGCGCTACCCGAACCGGATCTTCGCATCCGACGGCGCGTACGCCGAGGGCGACTTCGGATACGTCGACTTCGACGCGTTCTCGACGGATGACGTGACTCCGGGCACGTACAACTGATCGAGGCGAGAGCCGATCGACGAAGGCCCCGCACCTCTTCGGAGGGGCGGGGCCTTCGTCATGTCCGGGCGTCGGGTCCGGGCGGTGGAGTCCGGTGTGCGGTCAGCGCGGACTCGCGGCCTGCTCGTCCGGGTGGTTCGGGGTCCACCCGATCCACCCGGTGTCCGAGGCGATCACACTCCATTCGCCGCACGCGAAGACGGTGTCGCGCTTATAGACGTCCGGCATCCCCTCGAAGGAGTAGTCCGGGGCGGACTGGCGGGGGACCGAGGTGCACAGGTCGGGGTCGAGGGTCGCGTCGCTCTGCACGGACACGAGCGCGTCGCTCGCCTGGGTGGAGCGGACGACGGAGATGTCCTGCCCGTCCGAGGGGAGCCAGGCGGCCGCCGCGTCGAAGCCGGCGACGAAGCCGCTCCGGTCGTCGAAGTGCAGCGTCTCGCGCTGATAGGCGATGCGGTCGACGGCGGAGCAGCCGGTGGCGAGTCCGACGGCGATGAGGCTGAGGCCGGCGGCGAGGAGGCGAACGGAGGTCTTCTTCATGCTCTCCATCCTTCTTCGGCGCCTCCGCCCACGCGTCGGCCTGCGGAATGACGTGCGTCATCCTCGAGGGTGACCCACGCGCCGTGGTCAGCGGGGCGTCCTTCCCGGTGCGACGGAGCGACCTCACGGTGCGACGGAGCGACCTCACGGTGCGCGAGAATGAAGTCATGCCCCACACCCCTCGTACCGTCGTCATCGGCGACGCCCTCATCGATGAGATCCACGACGCCGGCGGAGTCCGCGAGCTCGTCGGCGGCGCCGCGTTGAACGTCGCGGTCGGGCTTCGGCGGCTCGGCATCCCGACAACGCTCATCGCGATGGTCGGAGACGACGAGGCCGGCACCCACATCCGCGAGTATCTCGGCGACCACGACGTGTCGCTCGTCGCGGGCGCGGCGCCGTTCGGCTCCTCACGTGCGATCGTCCAGCGCGACGCGCACGGCGAGCCGTCGTACGCCTTCAACGATGCGGCGCAGCAGCGGACGATCCGCTACGGCGACGAGGCACGACAGGCGATCGCGGCGGCCGACCTCGCGGTGATCAGCTGCTTCCCGTTCGACCGCGTCGATGAGGTCGACGCCCTCGCGGACGCCCTCGCCGATGCGCGCGTCGCGATCGATCCGAACCCGCGCGCCGGCATGCTCAGCGACCGCGCGGAGTTCGTCCGCGGATTCGAGCGCATGGCCGCGGATGCCGTGATCGCCAAGGTCGGCGCGGACGACGCCGCGCTGCTGTACGACGGAGACCTCGACGCGCTGCGCGCGCGTCTGCGAGAGCGTGGAGCGCGCGCGGTGCTGGCGACGGCGGGCAAGGACGGCGCGATCCTCGAGACGGATGACGGGGTCTTCCGCGCCGGCATCACCGAGCTCCCCGGGCCGATCGTCGACACCGTCGGGGCGGGCGATGCGACACTCGCGGCCGTGGCGGAGGGGCTGGCCGCCGGCCTCCCCGAGGCGGGGGAGGAGTGGCAGCGTCTGCTCGACCGTGCCATGGCCGTCGCCGCGGCGACGTGCCGGGCAGAGGGCGGTCTCCTGCGCACTCCCGAGTCGCTCGAGCAGGGCGATCGCGGCGTGCGGGGCAGCTGACGTTTCGATTTCTTACACCTGCGCCGGACAGGTATGCTTGATACTCGCGCCCCCGGTTGGCTGTACAAGCTGGACGGGTGTGCACCTGGCGAGTTACCCAAGCGGCCAAAGGGATCTGACTGTAAATCAGACTGCATTGCATTCGGGGGTTCGAATCCCTCACTCGCCACCAACCAAACGACAGAAGACCTCCGGGAAGCGGGGGTCTTCTTCTTTCTCCGGATGCATTGCCGTGAGCCACTCGTCCCGAGCTCACGAAGCGGGGGCGAACGCGCCCGCCACCGCGACGAGTTCATAGACTGGAGCGATGCGAGCGCTCACCGAGTCCGACGTCCGGGCGTCGTTCATCAACGCCACCGACGACGAGCTGCGGATGATCGAGATGCCGCATGACTTCCTCCTCGTCGACTGGGACTTCCACGACTTCCTCGCCTGGCGTGATCCGGCATCCAGCAAGCGCGGGTGCATCGTCATCGACGCGGGGGAGGGGCCCGTCGGCATCGTCCTTCGGGCGAGTGATCCCGGGCGCTCGCGGTCCGGCATGTGCAACATCTGCCAGACCATGCAGCCCGGTAACCAGGTCGCCCTGTATTCGGCGCGCAAGGCCGGCCCTGCCGGTCACCGCGGCGACAGCGTCGGCACGTACATCTGCGCCGACCTGTCCTGCCACGAGAACGTGCGCCTCGCGCATCCACTCGCTCCCAACGAGGTCCGCGCCGCCGGACAGGTGGACATGCGACTGGACGGCACCCGCCGCCGCATGGAGCGCTTTGTCGCTCGCGTACAAGAGGACACGGACTGACACGGCGCCCTGACTAGGCTGGCGGGGCCCGCGCTTCGAAGGAGATGCCCATGACCGACGCCATCCTGTTCTCTGTCGATGAGGGCCTCGCCCGCCTGACGCTGAACCGTCCAGCCCGGCTCAACTCGTTCAATGCCGATCTCGCGCACGCGTGGCGGGATGCCACGACCGAGGCGACGACTCGCGATGACGTGAAGGCGATCCTCCTCGACGCCGCCGGCCCCGCATTCTGCGCGGGCGGCGACGTCATCGAGATGGCCTCGACGATGCACGACGGCTCTCCACTGACGGAGCTGGCCGGCGTGATCAACACCGGGATCCGCGCGCTGACCGAGTCCGCCGTGCCCGTGGTCGCCGCCGCGCACGGGACGACGGCGGGCGGAGGGCTCGGGATCCTGCTGAGCACGGACTACGCGGTCATCGGTGCGAGCTCGCGGATCGGCAGCCTCTACGCGAACATCGGACTCACCCCTGACCTGTCGGTGTCGGCGCAGTTGGCGGATGCCGTCGGTCGCCGCCGCGCGCTGCAGCTCGTCCTGCAGGACCGTCTGCTCACCGCCGAGGAGGCGCTCGAGTGGGGCCTCGTCGCGGAGGTGGTGACGGGCGCGGATGCCGCAGCCGAGGCCGATCTCGTGCGCGCCCGCGCCGAGGAGGTCGCGCGGTTCTGGCTGGCCGGAGCCGCTGGGGCGTACGGCGAGGCCAAACGACTGGTGCGGTCGCAGCCCGGCCGCACGTTCGCCGAGCAGTTGGCGGAGGAGGCACGGTCGATCGGTGCGTCGTTCGACACGGAGGACGCCAAGGCCAGGGTGGCGGCGTTCGCCGCGGCATCCACGAAGAAGCCGCGCTGATTACTCACACATGCCGTGATGCCCCGCGCGATACGATCCGCGCGTGCAAGGATGAGGGCATCATCAGCTCAGGAGGGGGCCACCATGTCTGAGGTCAACGGGACGAATGCGAAGCCGCAGGCATCGCTGCTGATCCGCGGAGCGATCTGGATCGCGATCGGCGCGCTCATCGCCGCAGCACTCGTCTGCGTCGTGTGGGTGCTCATCGGTGACCAGAACGGCATCATCGGCCGCGCTTTCCTGACGATCTTGCTGCTCGCGGGCTTCGCCGGCATCGCGATCCTCGAGGCGGGACTCGCCACGCGACGACCCGACTGGCTGGCTCTGGCGAGCATGATCACCTGGATTGTCGCCCTGATCGCGGGCGCCATCAAGATCTGGCTGCCGGAGGAACCGGAGGAGTACACCGGCGGTGTCGGACGCTTCTTCATGCTGTTGGTCATCATCGGTGTCCTGCAGCTCGCCCTGCTGCACGTGCGACTGTTCGTCCCTGCCGCGCAGCGGTACGTGACCACGTTCACCAGGGTCATCTACTATGTGACGCTCGCGATGCTCGTGTTGCTCGTCGCCATGCTCGTCATCTACCTCACCCTTCCCGACACCTTCAGGTACGGCGACCTCTACTGGCGCTTCGTCGTGGCGCTGGCGATCCTCACCGCGGTCGGCACCACCCTGATCCCGCTGCTGAACGCCCTGTTCGCGCCGAAGAAGCAGCCGGCGGCTTTCGCGCCAGGTGGCGCTCCCGCCGCCGCAGCGCCGTGGCCGACGTATGCGGACGGCGCGACCCCGCTCCCCGTGATGCCGGACGGATCACCGGACTGGAACGCGTACTACACGGGCCGGCCGAGCATGCCGGCCCAGAGCTACCCGCAGCAGCAGTCCTTCCCCGCTCTTCCGCCGCAGGAGCACTTCGCCACACCGGCCGCCCCGCAGGCGCCGCTGGTGTCCTCGCCGGATGCGCCGATCGGTGCAGACGGCCTCCCTGTTCCGCCCGCCGGTGCGCCCGCCGCACCCGACGGCATCGCGGGCGACTGGAACCCGACGGCCGCTGAGGAGGCACCCGCACAGACCCCTGAGGGCGCGCAGAGCGGTGGGCATGCTGCCGTCGACCCGTTCGCCCCGTCGCCGGAAGCCCCGCACGTGCCGGCGCCGCCTGTCGTGGCGCCGGAGGGTGAGGCGCCGGTCCCGCCCGCACCCGTGCCGCCTGCGCCTGCGACGCCGGGACCCCAGGCGCCCGCTGCGCCCGACGAGGGCGCGCAGCCGCCGGTGCCACCTCGACCGGACGAGCTGCCGACGGCGCCCCCGGCACCGGGGGCCTTCCCGCCGCCTCCACCGGCGCCGCGCCGATGATCGGCGACCAGCCCGTGGAGGTCCTGCTCCAGGAGCTCGCCGCGGACATCGCCCGTGAGGCCGGGGCCCTCGCCCGCGAGCGCAGGGCGGCCGGGGTCGCGCTCGCCGCGACGAAGTCGACCCTCGCCGACATCGTCACCGAGGCCGACCGCGAGGTCGAGGACCTCATCCGTGCACGCCTGACTGCCGAGCGCCCGGGCGATGGTTTCCTCGGTGAGGAGTCCGGCGCGGCGCAGAGCACGACCGGCGTGACGTGGGTCGTCGATCCGATCGACGGGACCGTGAACTACGCCTACGGCATCCCGATGTACAGCGTCAGCATCGCCGCTGTGGAGGGCGGGTCGGACCCTGACACCTGGCAGCCGCTCGCCGCCGCGGTGTGTGCCCCCGCGATCGGGGAGCTGTTCACCGCGTCGCACGGCGGCGGGGCCTGGCTCGGCGACCGGAGGCTCGCCGTCACGACGGAGACCCCGGCCGGCGCTCTGCTGGCGACGGGCTTCGGATACGACCCGTCTACGCACGACGGCGACCTCGCCACCGTGCGCAGAGTGATGCCCCTTGCGCGAGACCTTCGACGTGGCGGTTCGGCCGCGATCGACCTCGCGTACGTGGCCGCCGGCCGACTCGACGGATACTTCGAGCGTGGCCTGAACCCGTGGGACTTCGCGGCGGGCGCTCTTCTGGTCACCGAGGCCGGCGGACGCCTGAGCCGGTTCGACACCACGTCGAGCAGGCCGATGGTGGTCGCTGCCGGACCTGCCCTGCACGAACGGCTTTCAGACCTTCTCCACAAGGAGGTCTAGAGGGTGCCGTCATGGCATTCCCAGGACCGTCAGGGTAGGGTTTTTCTGTTCGTCGCCGTCGTCCCCCCGCACTGATCGACGCCGGTCGCCCCGAAATCGTCACCAGTTAGCCGAGAGACCGTTTTGCCCCTCGATTCCCCCATGGCTGAGCACGCGCCCACGCGCCGCTCCAGCCGTCGACAGACCGCGGATTCCGCGCTCTCAGCGGACATCGAGACATCTCCCGTCGTCGCCCCGGCCGACGTCCCCGCCGCGCCGCTGTCGCGACGTGCCCTTCGTGCGAGCCGGAGCGTTGCGGTCGAGCCCGCCGAGCGTTCGCCGGAACCCGAGGCCGATACCGCTGCCGAGTCGCTGATCGCAGAGGTGGCGGCGACGGTCGTCGCGGCCACCGAGGTCATCGTCGAGGCCGTCGCCGAGCCTGCCGCGTCCCCGCGTCGCATGCGCCGGTCGTCTCGCCCCGCACCGTCGCCCGCCGATTCCACGCACGTCGCATCCACGGCCGTCGACGCCGCCGCGGTCACCGCGCAGGCCGATGCGACCGCTCAGGCGACGACGGACTGCGAGGACGCCGACGCGTTCGCCGCGGCATCCCGAGCCCTCTGCTTCTCCGAGGCGCCCGTCACCGCACCTGTCACGGTCACGGGGCCGGATGAGCAGCGCGCATCCCTGCCGACGGCAGCCGTCCACGTTCCTGCCCGGCGCCGCGGCGCACGGCGCAAGTTCGCCGCTGCCGGCGCGACCGTCGGAATCATGGGGATCGCGGGCATGCTCGCCGTCTCGATGACATTGCCCGCCGAGGCCGTCGCGGCCTGGCAGGGCGGGCAGACGACCGCTGGCATGTCTCTCGTCGCGGGGGCGAAGGAATCCGGGGGGAGCGATTCGGATGCCGAGATCCAGGCGTTCGTCGCGTCGTCGGACCTTCCCGAGAACGTGATCCAGCGTGCTGAGGGCTTCTCCA from the Microbacterium ginsengiterrae genome contains:
- a CDS encoding carbohydrate kinase family protein; its protein translation is MPHTPRTVVIGDALIDEIHDAGGVRELVGGAALNVAVGLRRLGIPTTLIAMVGDDEAGTHIREYLGDHDVSLVAGAAPFGSSRAIVQRDAHGEPSYAFNDAAQQRTIRYGDEARQAIAAADLAVISCFPFDRVDEVDALADALADARVAIDPNPRAGMLSDRAEFVRGFERMAADAVIAKVGADDAALLYDGDLDALRARLRERGARAVLATAGKDGAILETDDGVFRAGITELPGPIVDTVGAGDATLAAVAEGLAAGLPEAGEEWQRLLDRAMAVAAATCRAEGGLLRTPESLEQGDRGVRGS
- a CDS encoding FBP domain-containing protein, which produces MRALTESDVRASFINATDDELRMIEMPHDFLLVDWDFHDFLAWRDPASSKRGCIVIDAGEGPVGIVLRASDPGRSRSGMCNICQTMQPGNQVALYSARKAGPAGHRGDSVGTYICADLSCHENVRLAHPLAPNEVRAAGQVDMRLDGTRRRMERFVARVQEDTD
- a CDS encoding enoyl-CoA hydratase/isomerase family protein; its protein translation is MTDAILFSVDEGLARLTLNRPARLNSFNADLAHAWRDATTEATTRDDVKAILLDAAGPAFCAGGDVIEMASTMHDGSPLTELAGVINTGIRALTESAVPVVAAAHGTTAGGGLGILLSTDYAVIGASSRIGSLYANIGLTPDLSVSAQLADAVGRRRALQLVLQDRLLTAEEALEWGLVAEVVTGADAAAEADLVRARAEEVARFWLAGAAGAYGEAKRLVRSQPGRTFAEQLAEEARSIGASFDTEDAKARVAAFAAASTKKPR
- a CDS encoding inositol monophosphatase family protein, with protein sequence MIGDQPVEVLLQELAADIAREAGALARERRAAGVALAATKSTLADIVTEADREVEDLIRARLTAERPGDGFLGEESGAAQSTTGVTWVVDPIDGTVNYAYGIPMYSVSIAAVEGGSDPDTWQPLAAAVCAPAIGELFTASHGGGAWLGDRRLAVTTETPAGALLATGFGYDPSTHDGDLATVRRVMPLARDLRRGGSAAIDLAYVAAGRLDGYFERGLNPWDFAAGALLVTEAGGRLSRFDTTSSRPMVVAAGPALHERLSDLLHKEV
- a CDS encoding M23 family metallopeptidase, which translates into the protein MAEHAPTRRSSRRQTADSALSADIETSPVVAPADVPAAPLSRRALRASRSVAVEPAERSPEPEADTAAESLIAEVAATVVAATEVIVEAVAEPAASPRRMRRSSRPAPSPADSTHVASTAVDAAAVTAQADATAQATTDCEDADAFAAASRALCFSEAPVTAPVTVTGPDEQRASLPTAAVHVPARRRGARRKFAAAGATVGIMGIAGMLAVSMTLPAEAVAAWQGGQTTAGMSLVAGAKESGGSDSDAEIQAFVASSDLPENVIQRAEGFSTASLIDLATQQGINYSNTVYTNDPDAAIQWPFIVGVAMSYGFGMRDGRLHEGLDLLPGEGAPVQAIADGKVRIATESGGNYGVTVYIDHMIDGELVTSHYSHMQYGSLQVESGDTVKVGDIVGKVGNTGRSYGAHMHFELIVGGSTIDPMAWFTENAGRYDGVAPVS